The Camelina sativa cultivar DH55 chromosome 18, Cs, whole genome shotgun sequence DNA window ATACATAATAGTAATACAGCATCGTTATCAAAACATTATGCTCCTGTCAAATCAATTgatatgattttgatgataccTATAAGaaataattcattttaaaatttagtgtttttaaCCATAATCGCATTATACTAATTTacgtgtatatatgtatatatatttttttaattacccaaaaaggaaaattacatATGTTAATGCACATTTAGATtttgacataaataaaaatgattttgacTCAGTTACCATGGATTTAAACCCATAAACCATGAATATGTTATGTAACTTTTTTGTTGGATTAAATATAATAACCACGTAAAggtataaatttttaattgcttgatgagaatattaaatatatttttacttattttattaattttagcgCATGTAATGTTTTTTAATCAGTACTTTAAGAGTAATGCCTCTTTGTTTCAACATTTCTCATATTGTTTCACTTTTGCTAACTTTTCTACTGATAGAGTAAGGAAGAGTCATGTGTATGTGGAACacattagaaatatttttacGATTCTAAAAGTATGTAAAGGTGGTTTTTAATGGCACACAAGTTTGAGACTCAAATCGAACTAGTATTTTGTCTTAATTAGCTTTGGTAATCAGATCCTAGTGGTTAAGTGACCCTGTTTTATTAAATAGACACTAAGTATAAACATGTGGAATCGTTTAAAACTTAATATACGCAAAATTGatcattttcatattaaaatctAGAAAGGGTATCATAGTGGCTCCATACTAATATTCCAATTCGTTTTATGATaactttggtatttttttttggttaataactTTGGTGATTTGTGTGATACTGATTATGATAATTAATGGAAAATAATCATTTTGGAAAATAGTAATCTCTTTATCAGTCGTTAAGACTTGAGagtttcaaaacaaacaatctcttCATGTCttgggttttttgtttgtttgttatagtTGTCATGATAAATGGTAGTGTGcatacttttttcttaatttatatattttcttgctATATTTAGACcgttctttgattttttcttaacGGCGTTGGTGTCAAAGCTTCTGACAAATAACTTGACTAGTTGCTTGAAATTGTTTGATCAGGATTTCCATAAAGAGTTAAAGAGTATAGCTCAGGAATTGTATAGATTGAACTTTAGAAAATAAAGTATTTATATTAAGCATCATAATAATGTTCATAGACTGACCAAGGGAAATAGGTTTCCCTGAGTCGACACAAGATTAATTAGAGATATCTATAATAAACAGCATCAACACGATTATTTAATAACTAAAGATAGTAATATGATTTGGATGCTGCGCAATGTTTCTTTTGTAACTCTCTCGCTCTCTACTCGATGTTGAAATTGAAGTCGTGCTTATCCCATCCACCATTAGTGTCCATGAACCTCTCAAAGAACATCACTTCCCTAGTGTGCTTCACCACCAGTGCTGTCGTACTTGTTGTTCCATAGCGTTGCATGTccaactaaaccaaattaaatagaCTAAAATTACAGTAGATGTTTGGTGAGGATCATATATAGAAACGTTGAATTAGATGATCAACAACTCATACATTTCCAGAAGGATGTTCATCCATAGTTTCAAGACACACCGCGTCTCTTTCTCCCTCAGTATCATACATAAACTTTCCAGCAATGTCCCTTAGAGGTGGTAGTGGATTGTTTCCCAAATTAACAATCATCTGGCTAAATAAGCCGCTCAGGCGTAAATCCTGCATAATAATACCAAGAGGTCAGGTCtcaatttagaaaattaatttaaaaaaaacagaggatctACTCTGTTACAAGACACTAGTTAATATAAATTACCCTGGGAGATTCAGTGGAATCGAGACCCTCGTAAGAAGAAAGTGTATGCACACCAAACGTAACGTTTTCGATTACGACATTAGACTTGTCTGCCTCGGGTTTCCTGATATGAACCATTGAATTTGAAGTCATGTCCGCGACGATAAGACTATAGACCAGTCTTTCATTACTATGCTGTTCATGCTGTTTTACTATCTCGGCAAACTGCTGTGGACTCATGTCTCCCTGTCCGTGATCGGagagttttaaatatatattaaaaaatgaattaggagaagaaaagtgagaaaacattagaaaataaaaaaaaaatacaaaacctcCAAGAAATGAAGAGGATACAACTCCGAGCCGGAGTTAGCCTTAACGCGGTCTAACAACAAGGATGTATTCACGAGAAAAGCGACTCGGCCTCGTTTAGAAGTGCCAAACCACGTCCCTTTGTTATATATGCATTGACCACTCAAGATCT harbors:
- the LOC104760300 gene encoding uncharacterized protein LOC104760300 — encoded protein: MGIVAFNWAEGGNNQLMLLMNRDNWGNRVISKASWNRNGQILSGQCIYNKGTWFGTSKRGRVAFLVNTSLLLDRVKANSGSELYPLHFLEGDMSPQQFAEIVKQHEQHSNERLVYSLIVADMTSNSMVHIRKPEADKSNVVIENVTFGVHTLSSYEGLDSTESPRDLRLSGLFSQMIVNLGNNPLPPLRDIAGKFMYDTEGERDAVCLETMDEHPSGNLDMQRYGTTSTTALVVKHTREVMFFERFMDTNGGWDKHDFNFNIE